The DNA window TAGTCAAAGAGAAATATGATAATTTTGATTATTCTATAAAAGAAAGCGATTTTTCAAACTATATGGAAACTAAGTCTGAACAATCAAAAGTTATTCAAAATTGGACAGCAGAAGGTAAAAGAAGAATGTTAATAAAAGTTAAAAACTTTTTAACAGAGGGAGGGTACTTAGAAAAAAATAAAGATGGCTATAAAATACTAAAACCTATTGTTGATTTAGCTGTTATAGATGAAATTAAGGAAAATGGGAATAAAAAAATTTTAAAAATAATGTTCTATTAGAATGGTGAAGATAATGAAAGATAGATTTAAAGAATTGATAAAAAAAATTAAAAGTGATGAATTTTATAATAATAGAGGTTTAGCAAATGAAGTTCCTTTTTATATTTTTGACTATAACCCTAAATATGAACTAGAAATAAGGGATTTTGTAAAAAATAAATTATTACCAAGTTTAGAAGATGATGATAGATTAAAAGCAGTGGAAATTGATATATTTGAATTACTCCTTGAAAGTATGAGAAATGATAATATTTTAGATACAGCTTTTGAAATTGAAGAAAAAAAAGGAACAAAATTTTTATATGAAAAATTAAAGAAAAGTTTTAATACTGAAATAATTATGAAATATATTTCACAGAAAACAAAGGATAAGAATTTTTTGATATTAACTGGTGTTGGTAAAATTTTTCCTATTGTTAGAACACATACTATTTTAAACAATTTACAAAATATATTTGACCATACAAAAGTATTATTATTTTTTCCTGGTGAATATACTTCCACAGATTTAAGGCTTTTTGGTTTTGAAGATAATAATTATTATAGAGCCTTTAAAATTTAGTTATTAATTTAAAAAATCCTATTAATTTAGGATTTTTTTATTGTATAATATGTTTAATAATTAATTGGAGGAAAAAAATGAAAAAAATTTTAATTATTATATTTACAATAGCAATTTTTGTTACAGGTGGCATATTTGGTTATAAAAAAATTGTTGCTGATGAAAGAGAAAAGAAAATTATAAAAATGTTTAATAAAGATATTTTAGATAATTTTGTTGAAAATAAAAAATCTGTTACAGAAAGATTAAAAACTTCTAACCCAGAAGAAGCAGATAAAATCTATAATGATTATTTAAAAATTAGCCAACTTATAATAGAAAATATAAACACAGAGCATTTAGATTTTTTAAATAATATCTATAATGAAGATTCAGAATATTACTTTACAGAAAAAGATTGGAAAACTGCCAATAAATTTTTAAATAAATATGATTTAGAGATTTTTGATTTAGCTGAAACAGAGGTTAAAATAATGGAAGTTCCTAATTATTATTATAATATTTTTAAAGATTATGTAACTGATGATTATAGAGAATATTTAGAAATTACTTATAAGGAAAATGAAGAACCTTATTTCACAGATGGAAGTATATTAGTTCCTTATGACAAAATAGCAGATAGACTACTAACTTGGGAAAATTTCTTAAAAAAATATCCTAATAGTGATTTAGCTGAGATAGCAAATGAAAAGTGTAATACTTATAGAAGAATATATATTTTAGGTTCAGATAATGCACCAACAAGAGAAGGTGGCTGGGAAAATAATGAGCTTTTCTATATACCAGAAAATAATTTAAAAGAATTTAATAGATTTATAGAAAAATATCCAGATAGCCCAACTGTTGAGCTAATAAAATTTTATTTAGAAAACTATAAAAATATAGATGTTGATACTTTACTAAGTGAAAAAATTGATAAAGAATTTTATTTAGGTGGTATAGAAAATAGAGAAAAAGGAAATTTACTTTCAAAAGAAAGTAATGATTTATTAGAAGAATTTAAAAAAAATAGGGAAGAAGTTATTAGTAAACTAAAAAATTCAAATAAAGAAGAAGCAAATAAAATCTATGAAGATTATTTAAAAAATAATAATATTTTAGAAAAGATAAATGAAAATGATGATGAAATGTTAAGTAGTGCATTTTATAAAGATGGTAATTTAGAAAAAGATAAACTAGATAGACAAAATAAGTTTTTAGATAGTTATGGGCTGGAAATTATTCAAATAGAAGATGGCTTTATGTTAACTGAGAAAAAGAAATTTTATTATAATATTTTTAAAAACTTTGTTACTGATGATTACAGAGATTTTTTAAAACAAAATATTATAGAATATATATATTACGCACCTTACTTAGATTTAAAACCTGAAATATTAGCAAATGAAATTATTGCTTGGGAAAACTTTTTAGAAAAATATCCAGATAGTAAATTAAAAGAAAAAGCACAAAATATAACCTCTACATATAGAGCTGATTATATTATTAGTCTAACTTCTTCTGAAACAAGAGAAAGTTTAATGAATGGAAAAGCTAATGAAGCAGTAAAAGAATTTAATAGATTTATAAAAAAATATCCTAATAGTCCAACAAGTGACATTATAAAGTATTATTTAGAAAATTATAAAGAAGAAGATATTGATACATTAATTTCAAAAAAACTTAATAGAAATTATGAGGGAGAATAGATGAAAAAAATTTTAATTATCATATAAAGATTATGTAACTGACGATTATAAGGAATATTTAAAAATCACTTCTAATGAGAATGAAGAACATTATGTAGCAGATTCAGGTTTATGTATACCTCTTGAAGAATTAGGAGATAGAATTGTAACTTGGGAGAATTTTTTAGAAAAACATCCTAACAGCAAATTAAATGATAAAGTAAATAATATTTGTAATTCTTATAGAAGAGATTATATTTTGGGTGTTCCTGGTGGAATTTATGATTATAAAGAAAACCTTAAAGAGTATAAAAGCTTCCAAGAAAAATATCCTAATAGTCCAACAACTGAACTTATAAAATATTATTTAGAAAACTATAAAAATGATGATATAAATGATATGTTAGCAGATAAAAATATAGAAATATATAATAGGGGGGAATAAATGAAAAAAATTGGTATTATAATACTTTTACTACTTAGCTTTCTATTATTAAGTAATTGTAATAAAAATAAAAATGAAGAAAAGAAAAATGAAAAAATAAGTTTTTCAGATGAAAACTATAAATTGTTTGAAAAATTTTCCAATAATAAAAAAAATGTAATGAACAAATTAAAGACCTTAAATAAAGAAGAAGCAAATAAACTTTATGAACAATATGTAGTTGATAATAATAATATTTTAGGTGAAATAAGTGAAGTGACAGAAGAATTTTTAAATAATATCTACCATGAAGAAGAGGCAGAATTTACAGAAAAAGATTGGAATGATACTAATAAAATTTTAAATAAATATGACCTAGAACTTTGGGATATAGGAGAGGGAATAGTTACAATTAGAGAACTACCACACTTATATTATGATGTATTTAAAGATTATGTAACTGATGACTATAAAGAATATTTAAAAATTTGGGCAAAAGATGATGAAGAATTGTATCAAGCAGATGCAGGTTTAGTAATTTCATTTGAAGAACTTGGAGAAAGAATAATAACTTGGGAAAATTTCTTAAATAAATTTCCTAATAGTACATTAAAACAAAGAGTAGTTGATTTATTAAACTCATACAGAGAAGACTATATTTTAGGTATGGATAATACACCAACAAGAGATGGTGGCTATGACAATGTTCCTATTACAATATATGAAGAAGCCAAGAAAGAATATGATAGATTTATGAAAAAATATCCTAATAGTCCAACTGTTCAACTTATTAAATATTATCTTAATAATTATCAAAATGATAATATATATGATCTTATAAGAAATAAAATTTTAAATGAATTTGAACTAGATTTAACTAAAGAAGCTTTATCTGGAAACTTAGGAAGAGTTTTAGCTATTCAAGATAATTTCAATGAAAATATTTTTACAGGTGCAGATTGGACAGTTAATTTAGATGACAATACTTTTTCAAATACTAAAGAAAAATATCCTATAGAATTTATAGGAACAGCTATTTTAAAAGAAAATGGAGAAACAATTTGGATCTGGGAAGATTCTTCACTTGCTATGGAAATTCAAGCTACTGCTGGAAATAATGCAATTCCAATATTGACTTACAATAGTTTTGAATTACCTAAAAACATGAGTGCAAATGCTTTTGTATCTCTTGCATGTGGAATTTTATATGATAAGATTGCTTTCTCTGGAATAGATTATACAGAAAAAGGTGGGATGTATTACTTTGTAGTATCTAAATTACCTGAAACAGTTTTTTCACCTGTTGGTATAAAGAAATTTGCTGATATAACAGAGCTAGCTATTAAAAATTACAATATAGATCATAAGATATTTATTGAAAATTTCTTAGATTGGAATAAAACTAAATATGAATGGCAAGGAGATAAAATTATTGCTGATTTTGGAAATGAAGATAAACTAGAAATACAATTTGAGAAAATTGAAGATGAATATAGAATAAAAGAAATAATTTTTTAATAAAAATACACTCTTGATTTTAAGATTGAGAGTGCTATTTTTTTATTGTATAATATAGTATAAATTTAATATGAGGTGAAATAAATGAATAAAGTTTATAATGAAATAAATAATTTTTTTGAAAATCCTGTTGATAATATGGAAAATTTTTTCAATAGTAGAGCTATAACTTGGATTGATTGGAGAGAATATGATGAGGATATTATAAGTTATTTTAATGGCTTACTTCCTAAAGAAGATATTGTTGATGTTGAAATAAAAGAAATTAAATTAGGTAGAGGAATTGATATTATTTTAAAAAAGGATAATAAAACTTTAACAATTCCTTATGAAGATGATAAAACTGATAGAGATATTACTATTAAAACTTTAAATGATTTTATCAGCCCTAAATATCAAATAAGAGTATTTATGGAAAGTATAGGAGATGATACATTGGCATTTACAGTTTTAGATAGTGATGAATGGAAAGAATTAGAAAATTTAGTTGGAAAGGAAAAATTAGATTTTTTCTTTACTCCTGTATCTGAGCTTAATGGATTATTTAATATGTCTATAGATGAAGCAATGGACATTTCTGAAAAAAGACAAATTGAAAAAGAAAAAATCTTAAAAAATGATTAGTATGGAGGAAGTATGGCTACTTGGAATGAAATATTTTCAGCTAATTTAGGAAAAATAATGGCAATTCAAATTGCCTGTGCAGAACATGTAGTAAAAAATAGAGATTGGAATGTAGACTTTGATAGAGGAATTATATCTTTTGGCAAAGATGAATACCCTTTACAATTTTTGGGTAGTGAAGCAACTTCATCTAATACTTGGCTTTGGGCTTGGGAAAATATAAATGAATTTAATGATAAAATAATTTCTTTGGCAAGAGAGATAAAAGCAAAAGGAGAAAAATTAAATTTGAAAGCTTTAACTACTGCTGAAATAGATATTAGTGATGAATTAAATGGACATACTTTATCAATAGTTGCCTGTGGTCTTGCTGATAAAAATTACTGCTATTATCGTGGTCCTCATTCAGGTGGTGCTATTTTGGTTGCCATTGATGGAGTGGATGAAAAAATATTTTCTTCTGTAAGTGCAAAAGATTTTGTAGATATTACTATTAAATGTATACAACAATTTTCTTTAAATCATAAAATATTTGTTGAAAGCTTTTTAGAATGGAATAAAACTAAATATAAATTGCAAGGTGATACAATTATTGCAGATTTTGAAAAAGATGGAAAAGTAATAATTGAGCTTGAAAAAATAGAAAATAATTTTAGAATTAAGAATATTAGTTTAAACTCTTAATTTAAAGGAGGTCTTTATGTTAAATCATATAGTTATGTGGAAAATAAAAGAAGATGTTGAAGATAAAGAGAAGGTTAAACTAGATATAAAAAATGGTTTAGAAGGATTATT is part of the Fusobacterium nucleatum genome and encodes:
- a CDS encoding DUF1788 domain-containing protein, with amino-acid sequence MVKIMKDRFKELIKKIKSDEFYNNRGLANEVPFYIFDYNPKYELEIRDFVKNKLLPSLEDDDRLKAVEIDIFELLLESMRNDNILDTAFEIEEKKGTKFLYEKLKKSFNTEIIMKYISQKTKDKNFLILTGVGKIFPIVRTHTILNNLQNIFDHTKVLLFFPGEYTSTDLRLFGFEDNNYYRAFKI
- a CDS encoding tetratricopeptide repeat protein, with amino-acid sequence MKKILIIIFTIAIFVTGGIFGYKKIVADEREKKIIKMFNKDILDNFVENKKSVTERLKTSNPEEADKIYNDYLKISQLIIENINTEHLDFLNNIYNEDSEYYFTEKDWKTANKFLNKYDLEIFDLAETEVKIMEVPNYYYNIFKDYVTDDYREYLEITYKENEEPYFTDGSILVPYDKIADRLLTWENFLKKYPNSDLAEIANEKCNTYRRIYILGSDNAPTREGGWENNELFYIPENNLKEFNRFIEKYPDSPTVELIKFYLENYKNIDVDTLLSEKIDKEFYLGGIENREKGNLLSKESNDLLEEFKKNREEVISKLKNSNKEEANKIYEDYLKNNNILEKINENDDEMLSSAFYKDGNLEKDKLDRQNKFLDSYGLEIIQIEDGFMLTEKKKFYYNIFKNFVTDDYRDFLKQNIIEYIYYAPYLDLKPEILANEIIAWENFLEKYPDSKLKEKAQNITSTYRADYIISLTSSETRESLMNGKANEAVKEFNRFIKKYPNSPTSDIIKYYLENYKEEDIDTLISKKLNRNYEGE
- a CDS encoding glutathione reductase produces the protein MNKVYNEINNFFENPVDNMENFFNSRAITWIDWREYDEDIISYFNGLLPKEDIVDVEIKEIKLGRGIDIILKKDNKTLTIPYEDDKTDRDITIKTLNDFISPKYQIRVFMESIGDDTLAFTVLDSDEWKELENLVGKEKLDFFFTPVSELNGLFNMSIDEAMDISEKRQIEKEKILKND